In Brevibacillus brevis, a genomic segment contains:
- a CDS encoding ABC transporter substrate-binding protein: protein MGRQSRRWFFPYIWILLMACGLLGCNEASTLESSPSAAPHMEGAISGQGRASDAAEPLTDKRIVVGFSQLGSESDWRIANTRSIQEAAREAGITLLFSNAEQSQEKQFEAIRSFIRHKVDVIAIAPVVQSGWEPILKEAKQAGIPVIITDRAVDVKDPSLYVSFIGSDFYEEGRKAGKYLLDKLRDTPGPIVIAELQGTVGSTPSIERGKGFRDTIKARADLVIGYEAPADFTVEQGKKVMSSFLKDPKKVPKVLFAHNDDMALGAIEAMEEAGVAPGKDIIIISVDGTRKAFEKMVEGKINCVVECNPLLGPLITTAVMEVMEGRTLPKRIVSPESVYTEVLAAKEVANRKY from the coding sequence ATGGGAAGACAATCTCGCCGATGGTTTTTTCCGTACATCTGGATATTGCTGATGGCGTGTGGCCTGCTCGGCTGCAATGAAGCCAGTACGCTTGAGTCCTCCCCGTCTGCTGCCCCGCACATGGAGGGAGCGATTTCGGGTCAGGGGCGTGCTTCGGACGCGGCAGAACCGCTAACGGACAAACGGATCGTGGTGGGCTTCTCCCAGCTCGGCTCGGAAAGCGACTGGAGGATCGCCAATACCCGTTCCATACAGGAGGCAGCCCGTGAGGCTGGCATTACCCTGCTGTTTTCCAATGCCGAGCAGTCCCAGGAAAAGCAGTTCGAAGCGATCCGCTCCTTTATCCGGCATAAGGTCGACGTGATTGCGATCGCTCCCGTAGTCCAGTCGGGGTGGGAGCCAATTCTCAAGGAAGCCAAGCAGGCCGGGATCCCCGTCATCATCACCGACCGCGCCGTCGACGTGAAAGATCCGTCGCTGTACGTCAGCTTCATCGGCTCCGACTTTTATGAAGAAGGGAGAAAGGCCGGAAAGTATTTGCTCGACAAGCTGCGCGACACCCCCGGACCGATCGTGATTGCCGAATTGCAGGGCACGGTTGGATCCACGCCCTCCATCGAGCGAGGAAAAGGCTTTCGGGATACGATCAAAGCGCGGGCGGATTTGGTCATAGGCTACGAGGCCCCCGCTGATTTTACGGTGGAGCAAGGCAAGAAGGTCATGAGCTCATTTCTGAAGGATCCGAAGAAGGTACCCAAGGTGCTGTTCGCCCACAACGACGACATGGCTCTCGGCGCCATCGAGGCGATGGAAGAGGCAGGCGTCGCACCGGGGAAGGATATCATCATCATCTCGGTCGACGGGACGCGAAAGGCTTTCGAAAAGATGGTCGAGGGCAAAATCAACTGTGTAGTGGAGTGCAATCCATTGCTCGGGCCCCTGATCACGACTGCCGTCATGGAAGTCATGGAAGGCAGAACCTTGCCCAAGAGGATTGTGTCCCCGGAAAGCGTGTATACCGAGGTCTTGGCCGCAAAAGAAGTGGCAAACCGAAAATATTGA
- the yjfF gene encoding galactofuranose ABC transporter, permease protein YjfF, translating into MRNRKYTSILVTFGLFVLMFASGSFLYTGFFSLQVLLNLLIDNAFLLITAVGMTFVIVSGGIDLSVGSMIALTTMISASLVQQHGWPPGVVIPLVLTLGALFGWGMGAVIHYFQIQPFIVTLAGMFLARGLCYVISIDTITIDHPFYTSAAQTKVAVGGGNFLSVSAIIALIVVALAVYLAHYTRFGRNIYAIGGSEQSALLMGLPVARTKMQVYTLSGFCSALAGVVFTFYMLSGYGLHAVGMELDTIAAVVIGGTLLTGGVGYVVGTFFGVLIQGVIQTIISFEGTLSSWWTKIVIGLLLLVFILLQRLLGARRAMQQQG; encoded by the coding sequence ATGCGTAACCGAAAATACACCTCCATTCTTGTGACGTTTGGCCTCTTCGTCCTGATGTTTGCGTCGGGTTCGTTCCTCTATACGGGCTTTTTCTCCTTGCAGGTGCTCCTGAACCTGCTGATCGACAACGCTTTTCTGCTGATCACGGCGGTGGGCATGACCTTTGTCATTGTGTCCGGCGGGATCGACCTGTCGGTGGGATCGATGATTGCGCTCACGACGATGATTTCGGCGAGCCTCGTTCAGCAGCATGGGTGGCCGCCCGGGGTCGTCATTCCTCTTGTCTTGACCTTGGGTGCCCTGTTTGGCTGGGGGATGGGGGCCGTCATCCATTACTTTCAGATCCAGCCGTTCATCGTGACGCTGGCAGGCATGTTTCTGGCGCGCGGGCTTTGTTACGTCATCAGCATCGATACGATTACGATCGACCATCCATTCTATACCAGTGCAGCCCAAACCAAAGTAGCGGTCGGGGGCGGCAACTTCCTATCCGTCAGCGCCATCATTGCCCTGATCGTGGTAGCGCTAGCCGTGTACCTCGCCCATTACACAAGGTTTGGCCGCAACATCTACGCCATCGGGGGAAGCGAGCAATCCGCCCTGCTGATGGGGCTTCCGGTCGCCCGGACCAAAATGCAGGTGTATACGTTGAGCGGATTTTGCTCTGCGCTTGCCGGCGTCGTGTTCACTTTCTACATGCTGTCCGGGTATGGCTTGCACGCGGTCGGTATGGAGCTGGATACGATTGCCGCTGTCGTCATCGGAGGCACGCTTCTGACGGGAGGGGTGGGGTATGTCGTGGGGACCTTCTTCGGCGTGTTGATCCAGGGGGTTATCCAAACTATAATTAGCTTCGAAGGTACACTCAGCTCTTGGTGGACCAAAATTGTGATCGGGCTGCTTCTGCTTGTGTTCATCCTTCTCCAGCGATTGCTGGGCGCAAGGAGAGCGATGCAGCAGCAAGGATAA
- a CDS encoding ABC transporter permease, which yields MNRIAKHHLFWPLTVLAALLVCNLLVEPDFFKIEVKEGHLYGSLIDILNFGSPLILVAIGMTLVIATKGIDLSVGSIVAIAGAVGCMTISKGADQNAMGLVLSAVAISLLLSLLLGLWNGFLVAGVGIQPIIATLILMVAGRGIAQLITDGQIITVTSESYEYIGAGSLFTLPFSIFIVAVVFALASIVTRKTALGLFIESVGCNPKASRLAGVHAGWVIATVYIFGGLCAGLAGLILSANVSSADGNNAGLWYELDAILAVVIGGTSLNGGRFYLAGTLVGALIIQTLTTTIYMVGVPPEITLVVKAFVVLAVCLIQSEAFRNAIVQRWKTRKYPAEREVSPHA from the coding sequence ATGAATCGGATCGCCAAGCATCACTTGTTTTGGCCGTTAACCGTTCTGGCGGCGCTGCTCGTATGCAACCTCCTGGTGGAGCCTGACTTCTTCAAAATCGAGGTGAAAGAAGGGCATTTGTACGGGAGTCTCATCGATATCTTGAATTTTGGCTCGCCGCTCATTCTCGTGGCGATTGGGATGACGCTGGTGATCGCGACCAAAGGCATTGACCTGTCCGTCGGTTCGATCGTGGCCATCGCCGGAGCTGTCGGCTGCATGACCATCAGCAAAGGTGCCGACCAGAACGCCATGGGACTGGTGCTGTCAGCGGTCGCCATCTCCCTTCTCCTGTCTTTGCTGCTCGGTCTTTGGAACGGCTTCCTGGTAGCCGGGGTAGGGATACAACCGATCATCGCCACGTTGATTCTGATGGTGGCCGGGCGAGGGATTGCACAGCTGATAACGGACGGGCAAATCATTACGGTAACCAGCGAGAGCTACGAGTACATCGGGGCAGGATCGCTCTTCACCCTTCCGTTTTCCATTTTTATCGTGGCTGTCGTATTTGCCCTTGCGTCGATCGTGACACGCAAGACAGCGCTCGGACTGTTCATCGAATCCGTGGGGTGCAATCCAAAAGCCAGCCGACTTGCGGGCGTGCACGCGGGGTGGGTCATCGCGACGGTGTACATCTTCGGGGGCCTATGTGCCGGTCTCGCTGGGCTGATTCTTAGTGCCAACGTCTCCAGCGCAGACGGGAATAACGCCGGTCTCTGGTATGAGCTCGATGCCATTCTCGCCGTCGTCATCGGAGGGACGTCGCTGAACGGAGGAAGGTTTTACCTGGCAGGCACACTTGTTGGTGCGCTCATCATTCAGACGCTGACCACCACGATCTACATGGTCGGGGTCCCCCCTGAAATCACACTGGTCGTGAAAGCGTTCGTCGTGCTGGCGGTCTGCCTGATCCAGTCGGAAGCGTTCCGCAATGCGATCGTGCAGCGCTGGAAAACGCGGAAATACCCGGCGGAAAGGGAGGTATCACCCCATGCGTAA
- a CDS encoding sugar ABC transporter ATP-binding protein, translating into MNERQPILQMKAIHKQFPGVKALSGVDFRLFPGEVHALMGENGAGKSTLIKVLTGVYSIEEGSVELAGRPIEVHSPQEAQEVGISTVYQEVNLCPNLSVAENIYIGREPRKFGCIRWKEMNQGAERLLQERLQLRIDVTQPLSAYSVAVQQLVAIARALDISAKVLILDEPTSSLDHNEVQQLFRIMHKLKGEGLAILFVTHFLDQVYAVADRITILRNGEFVGEYPARELPQIELVSKMIGKDLHLLEELPKSAAEQRRTKDELMIEASGLGRKGAIEPFDLRIHKGEVVGLAGLLGSGRTEVARLLFGADRADQGKLTIGDAGEGVGSPKQAIERGIAFCSENRKAEGIIEDLSVRENMILAIQATRGWFRTISRKRQEEIADEYIRMLNINPPNPEHLIKNLSGGNQQKVLLARWLLTEPKLLILDEPTRGIDVGAKAEIQKLVLSLSQRGMSVLFISSELEEVVRVSSRIAVLRDRRKVREIVGAEINQQTVMQTIAGA; encoded by the coding sequence GTGAATGAACGACAGCCCATTCTTCAAATGAAGGCAATCCATAAACAGTTCCCAGGGGTAAAAGCGCTCTCGGGTGTTGACTTCCGGTTGTTTCCCGGAGAAGTGCATGCGTTGATGGGGGAGAATGGTGCAGGGAAATCGACGCTGATCAAGGTTCTGACCGGAGTCTATTCGATTGAGGAGGGCAGCGTGGAGCTGGCAGGACGTCCCATCGAGGTGCATAGTCCGCAGGAGGCCCAGGAGGTCGGGATCAGTACGGTTTATCAGGAGGTAAACCTCTGCCCCAATCTATCGGTCGCCGAAAACATCTATATCGGACGGGAGCCTCGCAAGTTCGGCTGCATTCGGTGGAAGGAAATGAATCAGGGAGCGGAGAGGCTCCTGCAAGAACGCCTGCAGCTGCGAATTGATGTGACACAGCCGCTTTCCGCGTATTCTGTCGCCGTCCAGCAGCTGGTCGCGATCGCCAGGGCGCTCGATATTTCCGCGAAAGTGCTGATCCTCGACGAGCCGACTTCCAGCCTGGACCATAACGAAGTGCAGCAGCTGTTTCGCATCATGCACAAGCTGAAGGGCGAGGGCTTGGCCATTCTGTTCGTGACGCATTTTTTGGACCAGGTATACGCTGTAGCGGATCGGATCACGATTCTTCGCAACGGCGAATTTGTCGGCGAGTATCCTGCACGAGAGCTCCCCCAAATCGAGCTCGTCTCCAAAATGATCGGCAAGGACCTTCACCTGCTGGAGGAGCTCCCGAAATCTGCGGCTGAACAGAGGAGGACGAAGGATGAGCTGATGATCGAAGCATCCGGTCTGGGAAGAAAAGGGGCGATCGAGCCTTTCGACCTGCGCATTCACAAGGGAGAGGTAGTCGGACTTGCAGGGCTGCTCGGTTCAGGGCGGACAGAGGTTGCGCGCCTCCTGTTCGGGGCGGACCGCGCAGATCAGGGCAAGCTTACGATCGGGGATGCCGGCGAGGGAGTCGGATCACCGAAGCAAGCGATCGAGCGGGGGATCGCCTTTTGTTCGGAAAATCGAAAAGCCGAGGGGATCATCGAGGACCTGTCTGTCAGAGAAAACATGATTCTGGCCATTCAGGCCACGCGTGGCTGGTTCCGGACGATCTCCCGCAAGCGGCAGGAAGAGATTGCGGATGAATACATTCGCATGCTCAACATCAATCCGCCGAACCCGGAACACCTGATCAAAAACCTCAGCGGCGGCAACCAGCAGAAGGTGCTGTTGGCCCGTTGGCTCTTGACGGAGCCGAAGCTGCTCATCCTGGACGAACCGACGCGCGGGATCGATGTCGGGGCCAAGGCAGAAATCCAGAAGCTCGTGCTTTCGTTATCTCAGAGGGGCATGTCCGTCCTGTTCATTTCTTCGGAGCTGGAGGAAGTGGTGCGGGTAAGCAGCCGCATTGCGGTGCTGCGCGATCGACGCAAGGTGAGAGAGATCGTCGGCGCAGAAATCAATCAGCAAACCGTCATGCAGACGATTGCGGGAGCGTGA
- a CDS encoding substrate-binding domain-containing protein, producing the protein MKRLRKWGVLLAMTAAMTVTAACGSNAGSGTTQAGGSQPPAAASGQSQAQAPSQPASAEKKITLGFSQVGAESGWRTANTKSIQESAAAASIDLKFSDAQQKQENQIKAIRSFIQQKVDVIAFSPVVESGWDTVLKEAKDAGIPVVLTDRAVDSKDPSLYVTFLGSDFVEEGRKAGQWLVEQYKDAKDPVNIVELQGTTGSAPAIDRKAGFEEVIASNPNLKIIASQTGDFTRAKGKEVMQAFLKAHKDIDVLYAHNDDMALGAIQAIESAGLKPGVDIKIISVDAVRDGMQAASEGKINFIVECNPLLGPQLMEAVQNILDKKDIPKRIVTKEGTFTSEQAKEALPTRQY; encoded by the coding sequence GTGAAACGACTTCGGAAATGGGGAGTCCTGCTCGCGATGACGGCCGCTATGACGGTTACCGCGGCGTGTGGCTCAAATGCGGGGAGCGGAACGACGCAGGCTGGAGGAAGCCAGCCCCCTGCTGCGGCATCCGGGCAAAGTCAGGCCCAGGCACCGAGCCAGCCGGCCTCCGCAGAAAAGAAAATCACGCTGGGCTTCTCCCAGGTGGGGGCGGAGAGCGGATGGCGGACAGCGAACACCAAATCCATCCAGGAGTCTGCAGCAGCGGCGAGCATCGACTTGAAATTTTCCGACGCGCAGCAGAAGCAGGAGAACCAGATCAAAGCCATCCGTTCGTTCATTCAGCAAAAAGTGGATGTGATCGCATTCTCGCCGGTCGTCGAGTCGGGCTGGGACACTGTTCTCAAGGAAGCGAAAGATGCGGGGATTCCGGTAGTGCTCACAGACCGCGCCGTGGATTCCAAGGATCCTTCTCTCTACGTGACGTTCCTGGGCTCCGATTTCGTAGAGGAGGGACGCAAAGCCGGGCAGTGGCTGGTTGAACAGTACAAGGACGCAAAAGATCCGGTAAACATCGTGGAGCTCCAGGGCACGACGGGATCCGCACCGGCGATTGACCGGAAAGCGGGCTTCGAGGAAGTGATTGCCTCCAATCCGAACCTCAAGATCATCGCATCGCAAACCGGCGATTTCACACGGGCGAAAGGCAAAGAGGTCATGCAGGCGTTTTTGAAAGCGCATAAAGACATCGACGTCCTTTACGCCCACAACGACGACATGGCGCTCGGCGCAATCCAGGCGATCGAGTCGGCCGGTCTGAAGCCCGGGGTCGACATCAAAATTATTTCCGTTGACGCTGTTCGCGACGGGATGCAGGCAGCCAGCGAAGGCAAGATCAATTTCATCGTGGAATGCAATCCGCTGCTCGGACCTCAATTGATGGAAGCCGTTCAAAACATCCTCGACAAGAAAGACATTCCCAAGCGGATTGTGACCAAGGAAGGCACCTTTACGTCGGAGCAAGCCAAAGAAGCACTTCCGACACGCCAGTATTGA
- a CDS encoding sensor histidine kinase, whose product MKMIHWVSSSLRARLLTMFIILTSVPLITVGLVSYQKSFNTISGHSKAATILVADQLAHSIDVLFEDTGKLLEVGKSPEAMRFLFSQSEPYEDAKEIVRTFDLYRQTYKNDSVLNISMINLYGKGISERKGVFHVAYNPLRNRHFLYLMNHPDEIVIVPPANATEWDRLDGFTYPGQGIISIIAPVKQPITHEVVGFTMIDLEDSIVEQFCNNVTIGKTGFFYVVDKDGSPIFAPSAQKETARTITALGLSASLSEARGSFVHSPSGKPSFVVFTTSKETGWKIVGTAPLQEIVEDAHEIRQLIIISVALSIVFAIGLHFVITTRLIRPVQLLKTKMRQAAAGHLDAKVTPTGTDEIADLGDSFNIMLEKIKALLEQSIREQEQVQKAELRTLQAQINPHFLYNTLDSIIWMAEAGKNDQVIQLVKALSQFFRISLNKGRDWITLKTELEHVQSYLVIQQMRYRDILEYQIDVDPLLGAYPILKMTLQPLVENALYHGIKNKRGKGVIRITGDAENGRDITLFVEDNGIGMSEERLADVRKQLEKPLHANEAENEPASGFGLLNVHRRLRLYFGNGYGLEVDSVRLEGTRITVRIPMRERGHGRDEESDAGR is encoded by the coding sequence ATGAAGATGATCCATTGGGTATCCTCCAGCTTGCGGGCCAGACTGCTGACCATGTTTATCATCCTGACCTCGGTTCCCCTGATAACCGTCGGGCTCGTTTCCTATCAAAAGTCGTTCAACACGATTTCCGGCCACAGCAAGGCAGCTACGATCCTTGTCGCAGACCAGCTTGCCCACAGCATTGACGTTCTTTTTGAGGACACCGGGAAGCTCCTGGAGGTAGGAAAGAGCCCGGAAGCGATGCGCTTTCTTTTCTCTCAGAGCGAGCCTTACGAGGATGCCAAAGAGATTGTCCGAACATTCGATCTTTATCGCCAAACCTACAAAAACGACAGCGTGCTGAACATATCGATGATCAATCTGTACGGGAAAGGCATCAGCGAACGCAAAGGCGTCTTCCACGTCGCCTACAATCCTCTGCGGAATCGCCATTTCCTCTATCTGATGAACCACCCGGACGAGATCGTCATCGTTCCCCCGGCAAACGCGACCGAATGGGACCGCCTGGATGGGTTCACGTATCCCGGACAGGGGATCATCTCCATCATCGCTCCCGTGAAGCAACCGATCACCCATGAGGTAGTAGGCTTTACCATGATTGACCTGGAGGATTCCATCGTCGAGCAGTTTTGCAACAATGTGACCATCGGCAAGACGGGATTTTTTTACGTGGTGGACAAAGACGGCTCCCCGATCTTTGCCCCTTCTGCGCAAAAGGAAACAGCCCGGACCATCACGGCACTCGGCCTGTCCGCCTCTCTGAGCGAAGCGCGCGGCAGCTTTGTGCACTCCCCTTCCGGCAAACCGAGCTTTGTCGTCTTCACCACTTCAAAGGAGACCGGCTGGAAAATCGTCGGCACGGCTCCTCTGCAGGAAATCGTCGAGGACGCCCACGAGATCCGCCAGTTGATCATCATCAGCGTCGCGCTCAGCATCGTGTTTGCCATCGGGCTTCATTTCGTCATCACGACCAGGCTGATCCGTCCCGTTCAGCTCTTAAAAACCAAGATGAGGCAAGCCGCTGCGGGCCACCTCGATGCCAAGGTCACCCCCACCGGCACCGATGAGATCGCTGACCTCGGCGACAGCTTCAACATCATGCTGGAAAAAATCAAGGCGCTTTTGGAGCAAAGCATACGGGAACAAGAGCAAGTCCAGAAAGCGGAGCTGCGGACCCTTCAGGCCCAAATCAATCCGCACTTTCTCTACAACACGCTCGACTCGATCATCTGGATGGCGGAAGCCGGCAAGAACGACCAGGTCATTCAACTGGTCAAGGCGCTCTCCCAGTTTTTCCGCATCAGCCTGAACAAGGGAAGAGACTGGATCACATTGAAAACGGAGCTGGAGCACGTCCAAAGCTATCTGGTCATCCAGCAAATGCGCTATCGCGATATCCTCGAGTACCAAATCGACGTGGATCCTCTGCTGGGCGCTTATCCAATCCTCAAGATGACTCTCCAGCCTTTGGTCGAAAACGCGCTCTACCACGGAATCAAAAACAAGCGCGGCAAAGGGGTGATCCGGATCACAGGCGATGCGGAAAACGGTCGGGACATTACGCTCTTCGTCGAGGACAACGGGATTGGCATGAGCGAGGAGCGCTTGGCCGACGTGCGAAAGCAGCTGGAAAAACCGCTGCATGCAAACGAAGCTGAAAATGAGCCGGCCTCGGGATTTGGCTTGTTGAACGTTCACCGGCGCTTGCGGCTGTATTTCGGAAACGGATACGGCCTGGAGGTGGACAGCGTGAGACTGGAAGGCACCCGCATCACGGTGCGAATTCCGATGAGAGAAAGGGGGCATGGCAGGGATGAAGAAAGTGATGCTGGTCGATGA
- a CDS encoding helix-turn-helix domain-containing protein: MKKVMLVDDEILIRENIRDCVNWEQEGFLYCGDAPDGEVALPLIEEWMPDILITDIKMPFMDGLELSSIVRKRMPDVKIIILSGHDEFSFARSALRIGVEEYCLKPVSAADLIEILRATSLKIDRERREKQRHAYTREKLLSDLCGGLISTADAITYASGFSMQLIARFYAVVIRDLRYPDTASDPARTAMAEAMLDEIMGEHFSFQRSRMEKVYLLKGETVESLRTRLAALQTEGFAALEAAFSSPPGIGVGSIQDRLQNIHTSFLEAEQDKNLRRISFRDVEAVGKSANGNVVLERAKFLQFLKIGSPQKTADFLTQFSAGLRCLDWQSSLYGYYLLNDLTLETVYLAKQTFKLPDRTEGILEPLREKIKQVRSEEQCHRYLLELMERFWQWRSEATGKYGDLIRKVKGYIEEHYANDQLSLQDAAEHAAVSPSHLSKIFSQETGQTFIEFLTRTRIEKAMELLQNTRAKTYEIAFSVGYHDPHYFSGLFKKTTGMTPKEFRRLGVSYFRQTGGTSRESQGPFA, from the coding sequence ATGAAGAAAGTGATGCTGGTCGATGATGAGATTCTCATCCGGGAAAACATTCGGGATTGCGTGAATTGGGAACAGGAAGGATTCCTTTATTGCGGAGACGCTCCAGACGGCGAAGTCGCCTTGCCATTGATCGAGGAATGGATGCCGGATATTTTGATTACGGACATCAAGATGCCCTTCATGGATGGTCTGGAGCTCTCCAGCATCGTCCGCAAGCGCATGCCGGACGTAAAAATCATCATACTGAGCGGCCATGACGAATTCAGCTTTGCCCGCAGCGCGCTCCGCATCGGAGTCGAGGAATATTGCCTGAAGCCTGTCAGTGCAGCGGATTTGATCGAGATTTTGCGCGCGACGAGCCTAAAAATCGATCGGGAGCGGCGGGAAAAACAAAGGCACGCCTACACTCGCGAAAAGCTGCTCAGCGATCTATGCGGCGGCTTGATCTCCACCGCCGATGCCATTACCTATGCTTCCGGCTTTTCCATGCAGCTCATCGCCCGCTTTTACGCCGTGGTGATCCGGGATTTGCGGTACCCTGACACAGCATCAGACCCTGCCCGTACCGCAATGGCGGAAGCGATGCTCGATGAAATCATGGGGGAGCATTTTTCGTTTCAGAGAAGCCGAATGGAGAAAGTGTATCTGTTGAAGGGGGAGACCGTGGAGTCCCTGCGCACTCGGCTCGCCGCCTTGCAAACAGAAGGCTTCGCTGCGTTGGAAGCGGCGTTTTCCAGTCCCCCTGGCATCGGTGTCGGCAGCATCCAGGATCGGCTGCAAAACATTCACACGTCTTTTCTGGAAGCGGAACAAGACAAAAACCTCCGCAGGATTTCTTTCCGGGATGTAGAGGCCGTCGGGAAGTCGGCAAATGGAAACGTGGTCTTGGAACGAGCCAAGTTTTTACAGTTTCTGAAAATCGGAAGCCCCCAGAAGACGGCAGACTTCCTCACCCAATTTTCAGCGGGCCTGCGGTGCCTGGATTGGCAATCTTCCTTGTACGGGTATTACCTCCTGAACGATTTGACCCTCGAAACGGTCTATCTGGCGAAGCAAACCTTCAAGCTGCCAGACAGGACGGAGGGAATTCTGGAGCCGTTGCGGGAGAAAATCAAGCAGGTTCGTAGCGAAGAGCAATGTCACCGGTATTTGCTTGAGCTGATGGAGCGTTTTTGGCAGTGGCGATCAGAGGCAACGGGGAAATACGGGGATTTGATCCGCAAAGTAAAAGGGTACATAGAGGAGCACTACGCGAACGACCAGCTTTCGCTGCAGGATGCAGCCGAGCATGCGGCCGTGAGCCCGAGCCATCTCAGCAAGATATTCAGTCAAGAGACCGGACAGACCTTTATCGAATTTCTGACTCGGACCCGTATCGAGAAGGCGATGGAACTCCTGCAGAATACACGTGCGAAGACTTATGAAATCGCTTTCTCGGTCGGTTACCACGACCCTCATTACTTTTCCGGCCTGTTCAAAAAAACGACGGGGATGACCCCGAAAGAGTTCAGACGGCTGGGCGTATCGTACTTCAGGCAGACAGGAGGGACTTCCCGTGAGAGCCAAGGCCCCTTTGCCTAA
- a CDS encoding substrate-binding domain-containing protein yields the protein MRAKAPLPKIVLALLLLLALGSGCLPQSDVSPSLPPTPAISAPAVPSDGKPLTLGIIYPISHPFYERITEDAEKAALARQVRLLVKAPDEASLEQQIRMMETMIRQKVDGIAIDPIDEHVLAPIINKAVQNGIPVICFEADSPESMRTAFIGTDNEKAGAIMGQSIDRLLGGRGMVLVESGMSGSRSLNQRLEGMLRYLHDHTEVQVLDVRYHEGHTGRALTELEEMIEQHPHFDAFVALDFVSSSTSILVWKAKGLTRYSIAFGMTPEIKEAMINGQITAVISQKEEEWGKKIVESLIQATSGKSLPPFIDTGVVEVANDHADSLAKGTGKHSRQEQSPLPDAIPFFH from the coding sequence GTGAGAGCCAAGGCCCCTTTGCCTAAAATCGTCCTTGCCCTCCTCCTGTTGCTTGCACTGGGGAGCGGATGCCTCCCGCAGTCGGATGTTTCCCCTTCCCTTCCTCCTACTCCCGCCATCTCCGCGCCGGCCGTTCCATCCGATGGCAAGCCGCTGACTCTGGGGATCATTTATCCGATCTCCCATCCCTTCTATGAAAGGATTACGGAGGACGCGGAAAAAGCTGCCCTCGCCAGGCAGGTCCGACTGCTTGTCAAAGCCCCGGACGAAGCCAGCCTGGAACAACAAATCCGGATGATGGAGACGATGATCCGGCAAAAGGTGGACGGAATCGCCATCGATCCGATCGATGAACATGTACTCGCACCGATCATCAACAAAGCAGTCCAAAACGGCATTCCCGTGATCTGCTTCGAGGCGGATTCTCCGGAGAGCATGCGAACGGCGTTTATCGGCACCGACAACGAGAAAGCAGGGGCAATCATGGGCCAATCCATCGACCGGCTGCTTGGGGGAAGGGGAATGGTTCTCGTCGAATCAGGAATGAGCGGCAGCCGCAGCTTGAACCAGCGTTTGGAAGGAATGCTCCGCTATTTGCACGATCATACGGAGGTGCAAGTGCTGGATGTCCGCTACCATGAAGGCCATACAGGACGAGCGCTTACGGAGCTCGAGGAGATGATCGAGCAGCATCCCCATTTCGATGCGTTTGTCGCGCTGGACTTTGTATCCAGCTCTACTTCCATCCTGGTCTGGAAGGCGAAGGGGTTGACCCGGTACTCGATTGCGTTCGGGATGACGCCCGAGATCAAGGAGGCCATGATCAACGGGCAAATCACGGCTGTCATCTCCCAAAAGGAGGAGGAATGGGGAAAGAAAATCGTCGAAAGCCTGATCCAGGCAACATCGGGAAAAAGCTTACCTCCTTTTATCGATACCGGCGTCGTCGAAGTCGCCAACGATCACGCGGACAGCCTTGCGAAAGGAACCGGGAAACATTCCCGCCAGGAGCAGAGCCCGCTCCCCGATGCAATCCCGTTTTTTCATTAA